The Pseudodesulfovibrio hydrargyri genome segment TTCCAATTCTTACGATAGGTAAGTATATCGAAGAGAGAGGGAGAACGATGATGCCGCTTGCGATTCAGGTCCACCATGCGGTGTGTGACGGCTTGCATGTCGGTAAATTCATAGAAAATGTAAAATCACTGATAAACGATTGCAAGCAGTGGCTGCCACAATAGGATAGTCAGCCGTTGTCACTTCTGTTCGGCAGCATCGAAGAATGCGCCGGAGCCGCAACTTGAAGGCCACGGTTCAAGAGACTAGATACTGCACCTACAAAATACAATATAAAGCGGTTACACCCGAATGGGCGCAACCGCTTTTTCTCATCCGAGCGGTGCGCAATCGCTCGATGGGGCAGCGCCGGAGGTCGGCCCGGCCGGTCAGTACCGCTCCCCCGAGGCAGTGCCCGGAGGCAGCGCCGCGTCGATCCGCCGCAAGTCCTCCGCCGACAGGCCGACGTCCACCGCCGCCGCGTTTTCATCCAACCGCTCGGCCCGGCGGGTGCCGGGGATGGGGACCACGTCCCCGCCCTGGGCGAGCAGCCAGGCCAGGGCCAGCTGGGCCGGGGTGCAGCCCTTGTCCCGGGCCACGGCCTCCACGGTCTCGACCAGCTTGAGGTTCCGGGCCAGGTTCGCTTCGGAAAAGCGCGGATTCTCCAGCCGCCAGTCGTCCGGGCTCAGGTCGTTGCGGCTCTTGATCTTCCCGGTCAGAAAGCCGCGCCCCATGGGGCTGTAGGCCACCAGGCCGATGCCGAGCTCCCGGCAGGCGTCAAGGATGTCGCCCTCGACCTCGCGGGTCCACAGGGAATACTCGTATTGCAGCGCGGTGATGGGGTGCACCGCCGCCGCGCGGCGCAGCTCGTCCGCCGTGATCTCGCACAGCCCCAGATGGCGCACCTTGCCTTCCTCCACCAAGCGGGCCATGGCCCCTACGGTCTCCTCGATGGGCACGTCCGGGTCCATCCTGTGCTGATAGTAGAGATCGATATGGTCCGTGCCGAGACGGCGCAGGCTGGCCTCGCAGGCCTTACGCACGTATTCCGGACGGCCGTCCAGGCCGGTGAATTCGCCTTCGGCGTTCCGCACCACACCGAACTTGGTGGCCAGAACGACCTCATCCCGGCGCTTGGCGAGCACCTTGCCGAGCAGGCGTTCGTTCCCGCCCAGGCCGTACATGTCCGCCGTGTCCCAGAAGTTCACGCCCACGTCCAGGGCATGGTTCAACGTCCCGAGTGACTGGCTTTCCTCTCTCGGCCCATAGAAATCGGACATGCCCATGCAGCCGAGCCCGATCGCCGAGACGCTCAGGCCGCCCTTTCCCAACATTCTCGTTTTCATATTGCGCCTCTCTGTTCGTCATGATTTGGCAATGACGGTCCATTCCTCCAGCCGTATTGCTCAAGCATACCACCTCGCGAAAAAGCTGCCAAGGCGTCCGGGGAAATCCGCCGACAGATCCTGCTACGAAAAGGGCCTGCGACGCATTCCGCCGCAGGCCCTTTGCCTTGTCGTTTCATTGTGATGAATGATCACCCCCGATCACGCGCAGACCGGGCGGACAGCGCGAACAGGACGCCTCCGGCCAGGAGGACGGCTCCGACCGCGCCGAAGCAGTCGGCTATGCCGAACCGGTCCACCAGGGGCTCGAAG includes the following:
- a CDS encoding aldo/keto reductase, with translation MKTRMLGKGGLSVSAIGLGCMGMSDFYGPREESQSLGTLNHALDVGVNFWDTADMYGLGGNERLLGKVLAKRRDEVVLATKFGVVRNAEGEFTGLDGRPEYVRKACEASLRRLGTDHIDLYYQHRMDPDVPIEETVGAMARLVEEGKVRHLGLCEITADELRRAAAVHPITALQYEYSLWTREVEGDILDACRELGIGLVAYSPMGRGFLTGKIKSRNDLSPDDWRLENPRFSEANLARNLKLVETVEAVARDKGCTPAQLALAWLLAQGGDVVPIPGTRRAERLDENAAAVDVGLSAEDLRRIDAALPPGTASGERY